From the Lytechinus variegatus isolate NC3 chromosome 5, Lvar_3.0, whole genome shotgun sequence genome, the window CCAGTTATATAGCATGTGTTATTGTCACAAACTGATGCTCAGAGATGTCAATGTACACTATGTTTTTGCTCTGGGATGGATATATTGATATtgtattaaccctatctaggccagggtattttgggagaTCATATGGCCGGGGGTGGGGgacctcccaggcccccccccccacccatctCAGCCATCGATaacatgatttacaaaattctGTATTAATTTACTTCATGCAAATTGctattaattatgctaatttatgagtaattagtatgcaaaataaagctccaaatgttctaatttttggtgtagaaactctttgtggtgttctcagcaaatgaacatgaaaaaaattgcgatattaGAACAATTGCAGAGATAATCCATacccagcctagatagggttaagggcACATAACGGTTCAGGTTAACTGTTTCTTATCAATATTTTTGCAAATGGCAGAAACCGAGGAAGACAGTCCGTGTTTGAGATCACTAATCTTATTACCTCTTACAAGACTAGACCAGATTACATTTTAAATACATCATAATCAGACTAAATAAAACACCCAAACCATCTATGGTTGTCAGAATGGaagacaattaaaaaaaactcactGCAGACACAGGAAAGTTGGGTATATAGGCATAATGGATTGGTTGCTGTACAACCCGCTGGCTTGGAGCTGGATTCATCACCCTCTGCCTATGTGCCTGACtagatgacgatgacgatgatgacgaggaCGATGAGTGGTGAATGTTGCTAGCTTGACTGCGATGAACCACGTTTTGAGTCTGATacagaaaatattgtttaaatgtATTGAAAGACAGCTGAACTTATTACAAATAAACTTCAGAGGCCTATTTCAATCAATAGTGTTCTTGTATGTGTGCAAAGTGCTACAAAAATAGATTAATATCTTGTTTAGATGGGAACTTGAAAGATGAAGAAATCAGAGTACAGATGTATAGCCAGCAAAGGGGAATACATTTCACATCGATATGTGAAACACAGCAAAATTCACAGCTCGTATTGTTGGTCATACACAGCAAATAATGTTCCATTCATATTTCACAATGGTAGGCTAACTAAATACAGACCTGTGTAAATTAATATAACCAGAGAAATATTTTCCATACTTGTAAACCCGCTTGAAAGGAAAGACTTgaacaattttgaaatgagCATTCTTGGACAGTATGTGtgctaaaaatcaattttcacttttgttattattgtcataatcataataataacaattttatgTACCGCAAATTCGCTAATTGCCTTTAAGTGGTTAAAAGTAAGGAAATATGAAgcataaaagaaatagaaatagaaatactttgTCATGACAAAAACATGGCTATTTCTACATTCTTATTCAAGGTGCATGTAAATATTGTCAATAAGTAGTAATTGAATGTGTATATGTATTCAAGATAAATTTAGTTGAATGTCTTAGTTACTGACCCTGTGTCTTTGTgaactgctgctgctgctaacCCTGCTAGTAGATGGTTGTTGAGTTGTACTCTGACTCTGCTGGATGCGTTGCTCAATCTCTTGCTCCTGCTGTAATGCTTTGACAAAGGCCGTCTTTAGACGATTGGTATGTTCTGCTTTCAGGGCCTTCTTCTGGTTGGACACGATGCAAGACTCGCACATGATGCCTTGTTTTGGATCCTAAACGCACACAGATAACAGTCAAAATCAGGGAGGTCAAATTTACAGTACATTACTTAGTATAAACCAACCATTAAGCAATGCTTAATTTGTGAATTATCAttaacatattttcattatttcatagaACTCGACTTTTTAAAACTAGTGTATTACTgctcaaaatatttctttatgaaAAAAGATGGATGAATTTTCAGAAAGGCCATCTCTGCAACAGCCTTGCCAAATGATACatccaaaaaaaattttttttaaagattgaagaaaaattatttattacaGGTACAATGCCATGCAAACAATCTGACAAACAAGACACGACACAGAAAAGATTAAAATTGGGTTCTATAATTACCATCTTTACCTGCTTCCATATAGTAGTGAAGTCAGTGTTGCACTGCGCACACTTGTATGGTTGTACAAATCCTTTGGACTGATTTTTATCCTTTTTATCAAGATCAAGTATCGTGTTCACCACTTCTTCCAGCCCAACAAGAATGATAAATTCATTGTTGGCCGCACTGGGCAAGAAGTGCAATTCAGGTGGAGGAGGTTTAGGTGGAGGGATCTGGAGGAGAGTTTTCTCTAGCTGTTTCCTAAGAGCCAACTTTGCAGCTGCTTGTCTGCTAGCTGCCGACTGGCCATCATTGGCCATCTGATTCTGCCTGCTACTTGACTGCTGTTGATGTTGCATCTGGCGTGAAACACTGTGAGTTGAAGTGGtcgatgctgatgatgatgtggaAATTCTTACCACAGGAGCACGCACCATCTGACCTGACTGAGATGtagacgatgatgatgaggacgATCTGCTTGTCTGTGCCATGATCAAGGGTGGTGGTCCCGAGTGGCCCTTCTGGTAGTTGTGTAACTGCCGCTGTATATGGGTGCCACGCATCATTTGGGGCATGTCAGGTCGATTGGAGGAGGAATTAGATTGTGGCTGAATACTAGCATGTGGCTTTGTTCCTGTCATAGAGGAATGAGCCATATTTTGTGGCAGTCCAGTTCTATGGATTTGAACAGGTCCTGTACCATTGGTACCAGCTCCTGCTGCTGAGGCTGCTCCATCTGGTTTAGTCGGTACTGATACAGGCTGTTGCTGATTCAATCTTAGTTTTTTCAAAAGTAGCAATTTTGTCTCCTCATTTCTCAATTCTTCTTGCAGTTTTTTCATGATGATTGAGCGAGCTTCATGTTGTTCTTCAGAAAGCAAATGAAGACAATCCATCAAGATATCTTCTTTGTTCTCCTTATTATCTTCACCGATTTCCATTGCATCACTTGTAGAGTCTTCCATAGTTTTCCTGTGAAAACCAAAGAgagaaatatttattcattcgcTCATGTCAACTGATAAATATAAATCTAACCAAAAACAGTACGTGATCTCCAgaaataatcatacataaaacaaaaacataaagcCAAAATATACCCCTTTTccgtcccccccccaaaaaaaaaaaaatatgcatacacACACAAATCTTATCCACATGGACAGACCAGGATTCTTTTGATTACATTACTTATGAGGTTCAATATACATCTATAATGACAAACTTCAGTTTGATGGAAAATCAGAAGGCCTAGTGGAATTGCAAGCAATTTAGTTTCACAACTGTATTTGTGAAACCGAAAGTtgcataaaattaatacaaatacCCACATCCAAGACATAGTGCTGGACCTCCTACAATTAACATTTGCtgatgtacatatacatgtacatgtataacatggCAAATTAAGTGTGCATGCATGATTAACAGCTTGTTCACACACACACTTCAATGTAATATACTTTGTAATTCTACTTAAATAGATATTTACATGTAACTCAACTTTAAAGTatgcctcctccatttccagaCCAGAGTTATTACACAGCTaacttctaaaaaaaattcaaatgacCTCGATGGGTGTGTTCAGACTGACTTGATCACAAGAAAACTGTTATATTATGAGAACTTGTTCAGGTCTGAAAGCACCCAATGGTTATTTTCAGCATTCACACCTACTGACACAGACACTTTTGAGATAATTTCTCAAAGTTACAAGCATCTGCAGTTTGGTCTGATTAGCAGGCAGGCAAGGCGCGCGAGCAGCCCACAGTACCAGAACCCAACTACCTTTACTCACTAAAGTAGGTTGAGAATGTTCTTGTGATTTACTTTCACACagccaaaatacatgtacatgtacctacgaCCTTGaaaaaatccctgcgaaagttcttGAATCTTcagcaagtacatgtattcatgGATATTCTCTTTTGGGGATTAATTACGAGTATTTTGCTTTGGTTATTTCTGATCGGGTAGATCAGTGTAAATTTCCAGAAGTTCGAAGAGGTCTGCACTCTGAATACGCAATACGAGctttgacttttgaccttgtgACCAAAAGTCTTATCAGATTGTTCTCACTTACgcatacatgtaagtacatgtacatgaacaggGTTTGAAAATTATCCCTCAAACAGTTTTTCATTTATCGCAGGACAGGAGTGATATTTTCAGGTATATACCATTGTGATCTTTGACCATTGACTTCATGGCCCAGTAatctattcaaatcatcatgTTCACATGGACTAAAAGGCTTGTATAACAGCCATACAAATTTACGATGTACAGtacaactacatgtaataaAGTACAACTACTGTACTGAACCCTATGGACAATCCCATTCAAGAAAGCATGTGcaattacatgtactgtacatacatgtatacatgtagggacagtgattttccgtttcaaaaaatgaccttttccgtttcagaaaatctcaaattccgtttcagcatgtcagaaaacggaaattccgtttccccatagactttgtacacacggaaaagtgacaattccgtttacacattgaatagcaaaatcacaGCGCGTACACGCACTgaccaaaatttgtatctgctactgtaccaacaacacaataaaatctgttctaatcggatctatgcgggtgcatttaataatttttcgatcacatttagcatgcatacatcctcacctttcacataattagcattattttgcagtgaaattaaatttcatcgataattttggggttttttttacatcgttatcatcagacaacgactttcgccaatccgccatcttggattttaagaccacgatatcgtgctgttacatcttcaaacgtagagggcagcaacacacgaccgtgcagTTGAGCGATATGAAGCGATATGAAGCTcaacccggccggccgggtacGGGAGCGGGGTActatcgagtgtgctgatgtcaagagcagtcacgatgtgtgaattgtcatgattgtagcgaagtgagatcgtgttttctggggttttgtggccatttaatactctcattttgttgttattttggagtaatttctgttgctattctgtgtattttgagggaaaatacgttttccgtgattttccgtttgaaatggcactttccgtttcaaaaggccttttccgtgaattccgtccgtctTCCGCGAtcacggaaaatcactgtccctatacaTGCACTATTTGTAGTACAAGTACATCATCACGGTTTTTCGATGGGTATCATGTATCAAGTATACAGTAAACTTACAAGCTGTTTggcatacaagtacatgtacttcttttATTCAATTGCTTTATACATTACTCAAATTTGTACACTGTAGGTATCAATCcgtaatttcaaacaaaatctacatgtattcatgaCTACAATTGAGAATGAACGGTAGTCAAAAAAGCAGGAGATTTTGACTGATTAAAAACAATCACATGAAATTAGGGCTGTTATCGATATTAACCTCTTTATCGTTAGTCTTGTCATTATTCGCTTGTTTTTTGCCACTTACATGTagcgatatttttttttttttgtctcgttATTGATAATACCTGCTATTATGTACAGCAGGGACATGACACAGATTTTTCCACGATTTCAAAAAATTCATGGAAACAGCCTTTTGGAAGTGgcttttcaaaatggaaattcatgaaaacctatttttcctcaaaatgcactgaacagcaacagaaattactccaaaatctaaACAAACTACGAATATTTACTAGCcacaaaacacgatctcactttgctATAATCATGACAACCCAAACATCGTGACTGCTCTCGACTCGATTCGATCAATGTATCAAAAACATTCACAAGCGCAAGCTCAATTTTagcaaagtacatgtaccaaCGGAGAAGGCAGcacacggtcgtgtgttgctgccctgtACGTTCGAAGATGTACAGCACGAAATCAAAATGGCCGATAGGCAAAAGACGTTGACTGCTCAGAACAATGTCCAAAAAGCCccaaaattatcaataaaacttcatccaaccctgaaataatgctaatcaaacatgaatttatgttaaatatgtttgttataaaaaagATGTTATGTAATCTTTAACATCCGATGAACGCGGATTTTAAAGCGTTCTTGGTACAttggcagatacaaattttgaccaacaCAAGTATTGTGTCATCGCAATAATGCATGAAATGTCAGACATCTAGGGGGAAAAATCCTATTTAGTGTGACTTTCCCCTTAAAAGTCTTACTAAATAGGATAAAATCCTACTAGCTCATGCGTGCAGCCAACATTAATATACACCAttgcaaagtacatgtacatgcatgtagttTTTGAAAATTAGGATATTCTTCCTGATTGCGGTTCAGTATATTCTACAAATAGCAATCATGAAATGGAAGgttaaatgtatttaaaagtcaCAAGATTACACTTAATTAGTTTAAGTTGAGTGGCAGGTATGTAATTGATCTGAGAGTACTGAAAAggtagaactacatgtagaagCTTGTAAAACCTAGCATGCATGTAACATGCAATGACATCAAAGAGATGTTTGCAGAGGTGCATACTGGCCTTTAAAATCTGACAGCAATTCTAACGACTAGAAAACttgaatcaaaataaatgtcatgttattcccttttgttacaagtaaatacatgtacatgtatactcacTGTTCTGAATTTTCTGTTTCTCCTTTCTCCTTGTCCTTCAGCCGATTTTCATCATGCTTTTCACCATCATTGTCTTTTTCATCAgagtttatttcaattttgtcattAGAATCACTGTCTTTAGCACTGTTTTGTAAGTCAATATCCTCTTCTACAGGATGTTCACTGGTAGAATTGTCAACAGAATCTTTTGAAGCACCTGAGCTGTCCTTTGGCACACTGGTGTCACTTACACTGTGAGGATCGGAGGTACTGGTTGTCTCTGACTTCAGTTTAGCATTGTCCAAGCTGGTCCCTGCCGATTCTAATGAGTCGTTTTCAACGTCCACCTCCATTGCTTCACTATCACTTTCTGCACCATTGACCTTTTCATCTTGAGACTTATCCTTCTCACTACTAAGTACAGGTTCCTTTCTATTGTCTGATGCCTCCTTGTTATCTTCACCATTGCAACTCCCTGAGCTTTCTGTCCTATCTGGATTTATATCACTCACATTCACACTTTTTAATTTGTCCTCATGGGAATCAGACTGGTCTGTATCCTTCTCACTTTGAAGATCCTCTCCTGCCTTTCCATCACTCTTGTCACTCTTATCACTGTTCGAGTTGCACGGTGCAGGCTCACCAGAGTTTGTTTCAGAAGCAAGAGCAGTATCCTCACCCTTTCCATTTGCTTCTGGCTGTGGTGAAGATTCTGCCTCCATTACGTACTTTGGCAGAGCTTCCGCTTGGTCCTCTTGATTGCTACCATCTTCCGGCTCATGTCTGTCCTCTCCCCCATTGCTTGTAGGGGAGTCGAGTCCTCCATTACTGATTGCATTGTGTGATTTTGGTGAATTTACTTTGttgttttcatcaattattttgatcctgaaaattaaaacaaaccATAAGGATTTATCAAATGAACGGCTTGTAAGGAACGCATTCATATTTCCAGCATATTAAATCACAACTGTCTTTGTGAAAACATGGGAAGATGGgattcttacatgtacattgtgtcTCGAGAGAAAAAATAATCTTGGTAATTGGAGAGtaatatgattcatgaattgaaaataatattaataacctAAGACTGAAATGATTTCAGTAAGTGGACTTGAAGGGGAAGACcacaataaaatgaataacatgtaataattattaattttctagatccattaaaaaaaaaaagataattagaTGTGCCAGGCGTACATGTACAATAGCAAAGACTTTTGAAGAAAATTGTTTTAATGTacttttgttgttttcattgAATTGCCAATTTTTTTAGTGATTGGCTTTCAAAGGTAAATGATTCACACTATTTAGGTACATGTATGGCATCAGCGCACTGGAAATGGTATACATTTTTTCACTTCATGTACACTCGCAGTGTACACTTTCTTTCCTCATTATGTaccattgtacatgtagttatcatAAATTGCAAGTTCAAATAAGCTTTTAATCAGTATTATAATCCGCAACTCTTTTACATTTCGACAACTTTATAGGGCTGGATATGCAGAACATACAATGTATTCTATCTAACCTTTTAGGGGCTATTGATGAGTCATCTGAATCAGGGTTGATATCTGAAGATAATTCCAGAGGTCTTTTACCAGGTGCAGACCCTGTTGTAATGTCGGATGTCTCCTCGGACATAGTGAAGTCTAGATCTGtataaaacataaaattacAAGCAATATCAAAGTATCATTTCTGTCAGAGTATGCAGCTTGCTGGCAGGTTTCAAGTTCAACATTCAAAAGATGTCAAGTAATATCTCTTTCAATGTACTTAAACGAATGGATTAACTCAAGTGGAAGGACCTCTAAGACCTCTTTGAGTATTCCTACATGCATTCATTAATGTGAATGTCTGACATTTATAAAACAGTGGGTGATTAATGCTGATCTCAGGACACCCACACAACCACTGTGTCAATctaataaacatgtacatgtagttattaaTACCAAAACCCATCACATGATTAACATACATTATTGTaggcatgaatatacatgtagtccaaAAATTAAagatacacatacatgtatgtacaatgtaCTGTATTTTAAGCTGTTATTTTCCTGTACATAATTTTTTGCGAATTGCAAGGGTCCCACATTTTTCCGGGTTGTTGAATTCGCAATCAGAAGATGTACCAAACACTTCCAAAGCATTTCAGAGAAGCAAAAAAtagtgcaaaaatatgctacTCAAAACCCCCATGATGTGTCTTTTATACATTAATATGTCCCTGTATTAACAGTTAGAAAGTGTGAAAAAAGTGTCATCTTTTTTTTGTACCGTTAgatctgaaaattcatcatgtCACAGTTTGATCTATAAAAGCAATCTTTGGAAGTTGGTT encodes:
- the LOC121415511 gene encoding transcriptional repressor p66-beta-like isoform X2, whose translation is MRYGNPFENEHRSLNENLDFTMSEETSDITTGSAPGKRPLELSSDINPDSDDSSIAPKRIKIIDENNKVNSPKSHNAISNGGLDSPTSNGGEDRHEPEDGSNQEDQAEALPKYVMEAESSPQPEANGKGEDTALASETNSGEPAPCNSNSDKSDKSDGKAGEDLQSEKDTDQSDSHEDKLKSVNVSDINPDRTESSGSCNGEDNKEASDNRKEPVLSSEKDKSQDEKVNGAESDSEAMEVDVENDSLESAGTSLDNAKLKSETTSTSDPHSVSDTSVPKDSSGASKDSVDNSTSEHPVEEDIDLQNSAKDSDSNDKIEINSDEKDNDGEKHDENRLKDKEKGETENSEQKTMEDSTSDAMEIGEDNKENKEDILMDCLHLLSEEQHEARSIIMKKLQEELRNEETKLLLLKKLRLNQQQPVSVPTKPDGAASAAGAGTNGTGPVQIHRTGLPQNMAHSSMTGTKPHASIQPQSNSSSNRPDMPQMMRGTHIQRQLHNYQKGHSGPPPLIMAQTSRSSSSSSSTSQSGQMVRAPVVRISTSSSASTTSTHSVSRQMQHQQQSSSRQNQMANDGQSAASRQAAAKLALRKQLEKTLLQIPPPKPPPPELHFLPSAANNEFIILVGLEEVVNTILDLDKKDKNQSKGFVQPYKCAQCNTDFTTIWKQVKMDPKQGIMCESCIVSNQKKALKAEHTNRLKTAFVKALQQEQEIEQRIQQSQSTTQQPSTSRVSSSSSSQRHRTQNVVHRSQASNIHHSSSSSSSSSSSSQAHRQRVMNPAPSQRVVQQPIHYAYIPNFPVSAPQIQIIPKQHMVAPHRPPTERQREYLLDMIPSKGLGHPQNSVIWKR
- the LOC121415511 gene encoding transcriptional repressor p66-beta-like isoform X1; the protein is MCAMKRYELKGPHICTTTNLDFTMSEETSDITTGSAPGKRPLELSSDINPDSDDSSIAPKRIKIIDENNKVNSPKSHNAISNGGLDSPTSNGGEDRHEPEDGSNQEDQAEALPKYVMEAESSPQPEANGKGEDTALASETNSGEPAPCNSNSDKSDKSDGKAGEDLQSEKDTDQSDSHEDKLKSVNVSDINPDRTESSGSCNGEDNKEASDNRKEPVLSSEKDKSQDEKVNGAESDSEAMEVDVENDSLESAGTSLDNAKLKSETTSTSDPHSVSDTSVPKDSSGASKDSVDNSTSEHPVEEDIDLQNSAKDSDSNDKIEINSDEKDNDGEKHDENRLKDKEKGETENSEQKTMEDSTSDAMEIGEDNKENKEDILMDCLHLLSEEQHEARSIIMKKLQEELRNEETKLLLLKKLRLNQQQPVSVPTKPDGAASAAGAGTNGTGPVQIHRTGLPQNMAHSSMTGTKPHASIQPQSNSSSNRPDMPQMMRGTHIQRQLHNYQKGHSGPPPLIMAQTSRSSSSSSSTSQSGQMVRAPVVRISTSSSASTTSTHSVSRQMQHQQQSSSRQNQMANDGQSAASRQAAAKLALRKQLEKTLLQIPPPKPPPPELHFLPSAANNEFIILVGLEEVVNTILDLDKKDKNQSKGFVQPYKCAQCNTDFTTIWKQVKMDPKQGIMCESCIVSNQKKALKAEHTNRLKTAFVKALQQEQEIEQRIQQSQSTTQQPSTSRVSSSSSSQRHRTQNVVHRSQASNIHHSSSSSSSSSSSSQAHRQRVMNPAPSQRVVQQPIHYAYIPNFPVSAPQIQIIPKQHMVAPHRPPTERQREYLLDMIPSKGLGHPQNSVIWKR
- the LOC121415511 gene encoding transcriptional repressor p66-beta-like isoform X4, whose protein sequence is MSEETSDITTGSAPGKRPLELSSDINPDSDDSSIAPKRIKIIDENNKVNSPKSHNAISNGGLDSPTSNGGEDRHEPEDGSNQEDQAEALPKYVMEAESSPQPEANGKGEDTALASETNSGEPAPCNSNSDKSDKSDGKAGEDLQSEKDTDQSDSHEDKLKSVNVSDINPDRTESSGSCNGEDNKEASDNRKEPVLSSEKDKSQDEKVNGAESDSEAMEVDVENDSLESAGTSLDNAKLKSETTSTSDPHSVSDTSVPKDSSGASKDSVDNSTSEHPVEEDIDLQNSAKDSDSNDKIEINSDEKDNDGEKHDENRLKDKEKGETENSEQKTMEDSTSDAMEIGEDNKENKEDILMDCLHLLSEEQHEARSIIMKKLQEELRNEETKLLLLKKLRLNQQQPVSVPTKPDGAASAAGAGTNGTGPVQIHRTGLPQNMAHSSMTGTKPHASIQPQSNSSSNRPDMPQMMRGTHIQRQLHNYQKGHSGPPPLIMAQTSRSSSSSSSTSQSGQMVRAPVVRISTSSSASTTSTHSVSRQMQHQQQSSSRQNQMANDGQSAASRQAAAKLALRKQLEKTLLQIPPPKPPPPELHFLPSAANNEFIILVGLEEVVNTILDLDKKDKNQSKGFVQPYKCAQCNTDFTTIWKQVKMDPKQGIMCESCIVSNQKKALKAEHTNRLKTAFVKALQQEQEIEQRIQQSQSTTQQPSTSRVSSSSSSQRHRTQNVVHRSQASNIHHSSSSSSSSSSSSQAHRQRVMNPAPSQRVVQQPIHYAYIPNFPVSAPQIQIIPKQHMVAPHRPPTERQREYLLDMIPSKGLGHPQNSVIWKR
- the LOC121415511 gene encoding transcriptional repressor p66-beta-like isoform X3, which encodes MCAMKRYELKGPHICTTTNLDFTMSEETSDITTGSAPGKRPLELSSDINPDSDDSSIAPKRIKIIDENNKVNSPKSHNAISNGGLDSPTSNGGEDRHEPEDGSNQEDQAEALPKYVMEAESSPQPEANGKGEDTALASETNSGEPAPCNSNSDKSDKSDGKAGEDLQSEKDTDQSDSHEDKLKSVNVSDINPDRTESSGSCNGEDNKEASDNRKEPVLSSEKDKSQDEKVNGAESDSEAMEVDVENDSLESAGTSLDNAKLKSETTSTSDPHSVSDTSVPKDSSGASKDSVDNSTSEHPVEEDIDLQNSAKDSDSNDKIEINSDEKDNDGEKHDENRLKDKEKGETENSEQKTMEDSTSDAMEIGEDNKENKEDILMDCLHLLSEEQHEARSIIMKKLQEELRNEETKLLLLKKLRLNQQQPVSVPTKPDGAASAAGAGTNGTGPVQIHRTGLPQNMAHSSMTGTKPHASIQPQSNSSSNRPDMPQMMRGTHIQRQLHNYQKGHSGPPPLIMAQTSRSSSSSSSTSQSGQMVRAPVVRISTSSSASTTSTHSVSRQMQHQQQSSSRQNQMANDGQSAASRQAAAKLALRKQLEKTLLQIPPPKPPPPELHFLPSAANNEFIILVGLEEVVNTILDLDKKDKNQSKGFVQPYKCAQCNTDFTTIWKQDPKQGIMCESCIVSNQKKALKAEHTNRLKTAFVKALQQEQEIEQRIQQSQSTTQQPSTSRVSSSSSSQRHRTQNVVHRSQASNIHHSSSSSSSSSSSSQAHRQRVMNPAPSQRVVQQPIHYAYIPNFPVSAPQIQIIPKQHMVAPHRPPTERQREYLLDMIPSKGLGHPQNSVIWKR